One Thermus hydrothermalis genomic region harbors:
- a CDS encoding ABC transporter permease, translating to MEVLHLVLRNLLSRPVRSLLTLLGVLIATASMVLFLSFGEGLRRSLFQELSRVGPAIQVVPEGAEGLGFSAYPEITPAQAQALERAAKALGAEVVPTLFLARGGFDPQTSFFFQGLPKGVSPDRLYPGLKAKEGRLTPSDEGAVVGAKLAKRAGLGLGSPLRLSPKVTLRVEGILEESGGLADNLVFAPLAALQAVLGTENVGALLVALKPGQKAEEVARALERAVPGLKAQTTGEVMRFAERALRISDLVRFGISLVALVVGGLLVANTVMMSVYERTREFGVMRALGAKRGFIFRLVVLEALLLALLGGIGGLALGSAVSQAINLYTQSEVGLALSAVTPRLSLFALLVALSLGLLAGLLPAHHASRIPVVEALGRV from the coding sequence ATGGAAGTCCTTCACCTGGTCCTGCGCAACCTCCTCTCCCGCCCCGTGCGGAGCCTCCTTACCCTGCTTGGGGTCCTCATCGCCACCGCCAGCATGGTCCTCTTTCTCTCCTTTGGCGAGGGCTTGAGGCGCTCCCTTTTCCAAGAGCTTTCCCGGGTAGGCCCCGCCATCCAGGTGGTGCCGGAAGGGGCCGAGGGCCTGGGCTTTAGCGCTTACCCGGAAATCACCCCCGCCCAGGCCCAGGCCTTGGAAAGGGCGGCCAAGGCCCTGGGGGCGGAGGTGGTGCCCACCCTCTTCCTTGCCCGCGGGGGGTTTGACCCGCAAACGAGCTTCTTCTTTCAAGGCCTTCCCAAAGGGGTGAGCCCGGACCGCCTATACCCGGGGCTAAAGGCCAAAGAAGGCCGGCTCACCCCCTCGGACGAGGGGGCCGTGGTGGGGGCCAAGTTGGCGAAACGGGCCGGGCTTGGCCTGGGAAGCCCCTTGCGCCTCTCCCCCAAGGTGACCTTGCGGGTGGAGGGCATTCTGGAGGAAAGCGGGGGGCTAGCGGATAATCTGGTCTTCGCCCCGCTCGCCGCCCTCCAGGCCGTCTTGGGAACGGAAAACGTGGGCGCCCTCCTCGTGGCCCTCAAGCCGGGGCAGAAGGCGGAGGAAGTGGCCCGGGCCTTGGAGCGGGCGGTGCCTGGGCTCAAAGCCCAGACCACGGGGGAGGTGATGCGCTTCGCCGAGCGGGCCCTCAGGATCAGCGACCTGGTGCGCTTCGGCATCAGCCTGGTGGCCTTGGTGGTGGGCGGCCTTCTGGTGGCCAACACGGTGATGATGTCCGTCTACGAGCGCACCCGGGAGTTTGGGGTCATGCGGGCCCTGGGGGCTAAGAGGGGCTTCATCTTCCGCCTGGTGGTGCTGGAAGCCCTCCTCCTGGCCCTCCTGGGGGGAATAGGGGGGCTCGCCCTGGGGAGTGCGGTTTCCCAGGCCATCAACCTCTACACGCAAAGCGAGGTGGGCTTAGCCCTTTCCGCCGTGACGCCCAGGCTCTCCCTTTTCGCCCTCCTGGTGGCCTTGAGCCTGGGGCTCTTGGCCGGGCTCCTGCCCGCCCATCACGCAAGCCGCATCCCCGTGGTGGAAGCCCTGGGGAGGGTGTGA
- a CDS encoding NIPSNAP family containing protein: MVQMRRYRLKEGAKEAFQKVFLETIVPLRKALGFEILGAYWLSDRDFLWFVAHEDFAQAEEAYYSHPERQKVNPRAFLEEVDTRFVERLL, encoded by the coding sequence ATGGTCCAGATGCGCCGCTACCGCCTGAAGGAGGGGGCCAAGGAGGCGTTCCAAAAGGTTTTTTTGGAAACCATCGTCCCCTTGCGGAAGGCCCTGGGCTTTGAGATCCTGGGGGCCTATTGGCTATCCGACCGGGACTTCCTCTGGTTCGTGGCCCACGAGGACTTCGCCCAAGCGGAGGAGGCCTACTATAGCCACCCCGAGAGGCAGAAGGTGAACCCCCGGGCCTTCCTGGAGGAGGTGGACACCCGGTTCGTGGAGCGCCTCCTGTAG
- a CDS encoding FAD-binding oxidoreductase, producing MDKLEALKSLLPGKVETSPSERRRHGKDEGYPEEGEVLAVVYPEGVGDVQKALAWARETGVAVIPFGAGTSLEGALLPVGEAISLDLSRMNRVLEVRPEDFLAVVEPGLTRKALNEALKGTGLFFPVDPGADATLGGMAATNASGTTTVRYGGMRANVLALQVVLASGEVLELGRGVRKTSAGYDLKDLFIGSEGTLGVITRLTLRLHPLPEHVHTLRVFFPGVEEAVEASYRVMAAGLPVARLELLDELALRALNRYLGSDFPERPALFVEFHSSTKEALEAESALALEIMREAGALEVEAAKTEEERKRQWEARHQAYWALVHLFPGHRFMITDTAVPLSRLPTMVRFAQGLLREMGLTGNILGHVGDGNFHTLVPVLPEDYGKAEAYAENLVQKALELGGTCTAEHGVGLRKRKYLPLEHGPALDWMRRLKALLDPQGLLNPGKVV from the coding sequence ATGGACAAGCTGGAAGCCCTAAAAAGCCTCCTGCCCGGCAAGGTGGAAACCTCCCCTTCCGAAAGGCGGCGCCACGGCAAGGACGAGGGCTACCCGGAGGAAGGGGAGGTCCTGGCCGTGGTCTACCCGGAAGGGGTAGGGGACGTGCAAAAGGCCCTCGCCTGGGCCCGGGAAACGGGGGTGGCCGTCATCCCCTTCGGGGCGGGGACGAGCCTGGAAGGGGCCCTTTTGCCCGTGGGCGAGGCCATCAGCCTGGACCTGTCCCGGATGAACCGGGTCCTCGAGGTCCGCCCCGAGGACTTCCTCGCCGTGGTGGAGCCTGGCCTCACCCGCAAGGCCCTGAACGAGGCCCTAAAGGGCACGGGCCTCTTCTTCCCCGTGGACCCCGGGGCCGACGCCACCCTGGGGGGCATGGCGGCCACCAACGCCAGCGGCACCACCACGGTGCGCTACGGGGGGATGCGGGCCAATGTCCTGGCCCTCCAGGTGGTCCTGGCGAGCGGCGAGGTCCTGGAGCTCGGGCGGGGGGTGCGCAAGACGAGCGCCGGCTACGACCTAAAGGACCTCTTCATCGGCTCCGAGGGCACCTTGGGGGTCATCACCCGCCTCACCCTGCGCCTCCACCCTTTGCCCGAGCACGTCCACACCCTCAGGGTCTTCTTCCCCGGGGTGGAGGAGGCGGTGGAGGCCAGCTACCGGGTGATGGCCGCAGGGCTCCCCGTGGCCCGGTTGGAGCTTTTGGACGAGCTCGCCTTAAGGGCGCTCAACCGCTACCTGGGCTCGGACTTCCCCGAGCGCCCAGCCCTTTTCGTGGAGTTTCACTCCTCCACCAAGGAGGCCCTGGAGGCGGAAAGCGCCTTGGCCCTGGAGATCATGCGGGAAGCGGGGGCCCTGGAGGTGGAAGCCGCCAAGACGGAGGAGGAACGGAAAAGGCAGTGGGAGGCCCGCCACCAGGCCTACTGGGCCCTGGTCCACCTTTTCCCCGGCCACCGCTTCATGATTACGGACACCGCCGTCCCCCTCTCCCGCCTCCCCACAATGGTGCGCTTCGCCCAAGGGCTTCTAAGGGAGATGGGCCTCACCGGGAACATCCTGGGCCACGTGGGGGACGGAAACTTCCACACCCTGGTCCCCGTGCTCCCCGAGGACTACGGCAAAGCGGAGGCCTACGCAGAAAACCTCGTGCAAAAAGCCCTGGAGCTTGGGGGCACCTGCACCGCCGAGCACGGGGTGGGCCTGAGGAAGCGGAAGTACCTCCCCTTAGAGCACGGCCCCGCCCTGGACTGGATGCGCAGGCTCAAGGCCCTCCTTGACCCCCAGGGCCTCTTGAACCCGGGCAAGGTGGTCTAG
- a CDS encoding MFS transporter has protein sequence MAGFAAFRLLWAGQALALVGREMTWFALTLFAYQKTGLATTLSLLGFFHFLPLILLSPLAGALVDRYPRKWAMLASDLGGGVATGTLLLLALLGRLEVGHLYLASAFTGALSSLHWPALSAALSALLEKKDYARASGMMSLAESLAGVGAPVLAAALLKPLGLEGIFALDLLGTATAVATLLLVPIPNPRPQAQEKTSLLGEALFGFRFILQRPPLLGLQLMFFGINFLTTLAATVMPAMVLAKTGLSESALALVRSASGLGGVAGGLFLSLWGGPKRRVHGVFLGMAFSSLALALMGVVEGPWAWAALAFLEAFFIPLLNGSNQAIWQAKVPLAVQGKVFAARRMIAWFATPLAMVLSGPLADRVFGPRLGQGEGIALMLLLFGGLGVFFGLSGYLIRGVREAETLLPDAKAD, from the coding sequence GTGGCGGGCTTCGCCGCCTTCCGCCTCCTCTGGGCGGGCCAGGCTTTGGCCCTGGTGGGCCGGGAGATGACCTGGTTCGCCCTTACCCTTTTCGCCTACCAGAAGACGGGCCTCGCCACCACCCTTTCCCTCTTGGGCTTCTTCCACTTCCTGCCCCTCATCCTCCTCTCCCCCCTGGCGGGGGCCCTGGTGGACCGGTATCCCCGGAAGTGGGCCATGCTGGCCTCGGACCTGGGGGGAGGGGTGGCCACGGGGACGCTCCTTCTCCTGGCCCTTCTGGGCCGCCTCGAGGTCGGGCACCTTTACCTGGCGTCCGCCTTCACCGGGGCGCTTTCCAGCCTGCACTGGCCCGCCCTCTCCGCCGCCCTTTCCGCCCTGTTGGAGAAGAAGGACTACGCCCGGGCAAGCGGCATGATGAGCCTGGCGGAGTCCCTGGCCGGGGTGGGGGCCCCGGTCCTGGCGGCGGCCCTCCTCAAGCCCTTGGGCTTAGAGGGCATCTTCGCCTTGGACCTTTTGGGAACCGCCACGGCGGTGGCCACCCTCCTCCTCGTGCCCATCCCTAACCCAAGACCCCAGGCCCAGGAAAAGACCTCCCTCCTGGGGGAGGCCCTTTTTGGCTTCCGCTTCATCCTGCAAAGGCCGCCCCTTCTCGGCCTCCAGCTCATGTTCTTCGGCATCAACTTCCTCACCACCTTGGCGGCCACGGTGATGCCCGCCATGGTCCTGGCCAAGACGGGGCTTTCCGAAAGCGCCTTGGCCCTGGTGCGCTCCGCCTCGGGCCTGGGCGGGGTGGCGGGGGGGCTTTTCCTCTCCCTTTGGGGCGGTCCCAAGCGGCGCGTTCACGGGGTCTTCTTGGGCATGGCCTTCTCCAGCCTGGCCTTGGCCCTCATGGGGGTGGTGGAGGGCCCTTGGGCCTGGGCGGCCCTGGCCTTCCTGGAGGCGTTTTTTATCCCACTCCTAAACGGCTCCAACCAGGCCATCTGGCAGGCCAAGGTGCCCCTCGCCGTCCAGGGCAAGGTCTTCGCCGCCAGGCGCATGATCGCCTGGTTCGCCACCCCCTTGGCCATGGTCCTTTCCGGGCCCCTGGCCGACCGGGTCTTCGGGCCCCGCTTGGGGCAGGGGGAGGGCATCGCCCTCATGCTCCTCCTCTTCGGGGGACTGGGGGTCTTCTTTGGGCTTTCGGGCTACCTTATCCGAGGGGTGCGGGAGGCGGAAACCCTCCTCCCCGACGCCAAGGCGGACTAA
- a CDS encoding aldo/keto reductase family protein — MGEMRYRKLGKWGLKVSEISLGAWVTFGDVVKDRETVREIVKIAYEGGVNFFDNADVYARGLAEEIMGEVLKEFPRHTLVLSTKAYWPMSEDPNDRGLSRKHLLESITKSLKRLKTDYVDIFFAHRYDPEVPMEEIVYAMHTIVEKGYALYWGTSEWPAPRIAEAVAFARENGLHPPIVEQPQYSMLYRERVEGEILPEAERFGLGLVVWSPLAQGMLTGKYDEGIPENSRFARYDQFRERYLTEENRKKVLKLKEVAEALGLTRTQLALAWVLRLPGISSAITGATRPEQIKESLGAAGVDLPQEALERIEAILRGEA; from the coding sequence ATGGGCGAGATGCGCTACCGGAAACTGGGCAAGTGGGGCCTGAAGGTGTCCGAGATCTCCCTGGGGGCCTGGGTGACCTTCGGGGACGTGGTCAAGGACAGGGAAACGGTCCGAGAAATCGTGAAAATCGCCTACGAAGGGGGCGTGAACTTCTTTGACAACGCCGACGTCTACGCCCGGGGCCTGGCGGAGGAGATCATGGGGGAGGTGCTTAAGGAGTTCCCCCGGCACACCCTGGTCCTCTCCACCAAGGCCTACTGGCCCATGTCCGAGGACCCCAACGACCGGGGCCTAAGCCGCAAGCACCTCCTGGAGAGCATCACCAAAAGCCTCAAGCGGCTAAAGACCGACTACGTGGACATCTTCTTCGCCCACCGCTACGACCCCGAGGTGCCCATGGAGGAGATCGTCTACGCCATGCACACCATCGTGGAAAAGGGCTACGCCCTCTACTGGGGCACCTCCGAATGGCCCGCCCCCCGCATCGCCGAGGCGGTGGCCTTCGCCCGGGAAAACGGCCTCCACCCCCCCATCGTGGAGCAACCCCAGTACTCCATGCTTTACCGGGAACGGGTGGAGGGCGAGATCCTGCCCGAGGCCGAGCGGTTCGGCCTGGGCCTGGTGGTGTGGAGCCCCTTGGCCCAAGGGATGCTCACGGGGAAGTACGACGAGGGCATCCCCGAGAATAGCCGCTTCGCCCGCTACGACCAGTTCCGGGAACGCTACCTTACGGAGGAGAACCGCAAGAAGGTGCTGAAGCTAAAAGAGGTGGCGGAGGCGCTCGGCCTCACCCGCACCCAGCTGGCCCTGGCCTGGGTGCTACGGCTTCCCGGGATCTCCAGCGCCATCACCGGGGCCACAAGGCCCGAGCAGATCAAGGAAAGCCTGGGGGCGGCCGGGGTGGACCTGCCCCAAGAGGCCCTGGAGCGGATTGAGGCCATCCTAAGGGGCGAAGCCTAG
- a CDS encoding CDGSH iron-sulfur domain-containing protein, with protein MRLELVENGPIRLEGTRFRVRVGEKEEVLEKPRVFLCRCGGSANKPFCDGTHKRIGFQAEGGVLEVEGD; from the coding sequence ATGCGTCTGGAACTGGTGGAAAACGGGCCCATCCGCCTCGAGGGCACCCGCTTCCGGGTGCGTGTTGGGGAAAAGGAAGAGGTCTTGGAAAAGCCCCGGGTCTTCCTCTGCCGCTGTGGGGGCTCGGCCAACAAGCCCTTCTGCGACGGCACCCACAAGCGCATTGGCTTCCAGGCAGAAGGCGGGGTCTTGGAGGTGGAGGGGGACTGA
- the erpA gene encoding iron-sulfur cluster insertion protein ErpA, protein MVETQEAVIRITPLAAEKAKEILARYGKEHAAIRVYIKSGGCSGFQYGMAVDERELEGDTFVEMHGVRLVVDPMSLPYLVGSEIDWVESLMGGGFTVNNPNAASTCGCGHSFRTKDQEGEARTCGH, encoded by the coding sequence ATGGTAGAAACGCAGGAGGCGGTCATCCGGATTACCCCGCTAGCGGCGGAAAAGGCCAAGGAGATCCTGGCCCGCTACGGCAAGGAGCATGCGGCCATCCGCGTCTACATCAAGTCCGGAGGGTGCTCCGGGTTCCAGTACGGCATGGCCGTGGACGAGCGGGAGCTGGAGGGGGACACCTTCGTGGAGATGCACGGGGTGCGCCTGGTGGTGGACCCCATGTCCTTGCCCTACCTGGTGGGCTCCGAGATTGACTGGGTGGAAAGCCTCATGGGGGGCGGCTTCACCGTGAACAACCCCAACGCCGCCAGCACCTGTGGCTGCGGCCACTCCTTCCGCACCAAGGACCAGGAGGGCGAGGCCCGCACCTGCGGCCACTAA
- a CDS encoding peptide ABC transporter substrate-binding protein, which yields MRKLGKLAVLGLTAMGLALAGPQDNSLVIGASQEPRVLAGDFLSIISNQAIKSEIEGYLFAPFIGFNADSQNFPVLATEVPTQQNGRLRVTDIGGGKKRLEMDLTIRPDARWSDGKPITTEDVQFYFEVGKAKGMPVLNPDYWERVSLKVKDARNFTVIFEPAYYYDTYGGTYGSPIGYAPKHIMGAEWEKVKAAARNLDPDKDAEKLNELYRNFFLKFSTPQALNRGAMVYSGPFKLKRWVPGNSVEMERNPNFPIKPEGGESRYVQKVVYRFIQNTNSLLVAVIGGSIDATSSVSLTFDQARSRQLTSRAPGRFDIWFVPGAIWEHIDINKFENCQTVRDLGLNDKRTRQAILHALNREGLVKAFFDGLQPVAHTWIAPVNPLFNPNVRKYEFDLKKAEALLAEMGWRKGPDGILQRTVGGRTVRFEIEYVTTAGNAIRERTQQFFAEDLKKIGIAVKINNAPSAVVFADDYTQRASECKWTGMFEFAWVSNLQEDGGLFQYRNLNTGAIMVPTKENNYQGQNIGGWRNDEFDRLTSQAVLEFDEAKRKQLFARAQEIWAEELPALPLYFRANPYVVRQGLVNYVASAYSGGYGYPGWNAWEIGWASRGAVKKWDQAKYALSIR from the coding sequence ATGAGGAAACTAGGCAAACTGGCTGTACTCGGTTTAACCGCCATGGGGCTAGCCCTGGCGGGGCCCCAGGACAACAGCTTGGTCATCGGGGCTTCCCAGGAACCCCGGGTGCTGGCGGGGGACTTCCTCTCCATCATCTCCAACCAGGCCATCAAGAGCGAGATTGAGGGCTATCTCTTCGCCCCCTTCATCGGCTTTAACGCCGACAGCCAGAACTTCCCCGTTCTGGCCACCGAGGTGCCCACCCAGCAGAACGGGCGCTTGCGGGTGACGGACATCGGCGGGGGCAAGAAGCGGCTGGAGATGGACCTCACCATCCGCCCAGACGCCCGCTGGTCCGACGGCAAGCCCATCACCACCGAGGACGTGCAGTTCTACTTTGAGGTGGGCAAGGCCAAGGGGATGCCCGTCCTGAACCCCGACTACTGGGAGCGGGTAAGCCTAAAGGTAAAGGATGCCCGGAACTTCACCGTTATCTTTGAGCCCGCCTACTACTACGACACCTACGGCGGCACCTACGGCTCCCCCATCGGCTATGCTCCCAAGCACATCATGGGCGCAGAGTGGGAGAAGGTGAAGGCGGCGGCCCGCAACCTGGACCCCGACAAGGACGCGGAGAAGCTCAACGAGCTTTACCGCAACTTCTTCCTCAAGTTCTCTACGCCCCAGGCCCTGAACCGGGGGGCCATGGTGTACTCCGGGCCCTTTAAGCTCAAGCGCTGGGTGCCGGGCAACTCCGTGGAGATGGAGCGGAACCCCAACTTCCCCATCAAGCCGGAAGGTGGGGAGAGCCGCTACGTGCAGAAGGTGGTCTACCGCTTCATCCAGAACACCAACTCCCTTTTGGTGGCGGTGATCGGCGGGTCCATTGACGCTACCTCCAGCGTTTCCCTCACCTTTGACCAGGCCAGGAGCCGCCAGCTCACCTCCCGTGCCCCCGGCCGCTTTGACATCTGGTTCGTGCCCGGGGCCATCTGGGAGCACATTGACATCAACAAGTTTGAGAACTGCCAGACCGTGCGCGACCTGGGCCTGAACGACAAGCGCACCCGGCAGGCCATCCTCCACGCCCTGAACCGCGAGGGGCTGGTGAAGGCCTTCTTTGACGGGCTTCAGCCCGTGGCCCACACCTGGATTGCCCCCGTCAACCCCCTCTTCAACCCCAACGTCCGGAAGTACGAGTTTGACCTGAAGAAGGCAGAGGCCCTCCTGGCTGAGATGGGCTGGCGCAAGGGCCCGGATGGCATCCTGCAGCGCACCGTGGGCGGGCGCACCGTGCGCTTTGAGATTGAGTACGTGACCACCGCCGGCAACGCCATCCGCGAGCGCACGCAGCAGTTCTTCGCCGAGGACCTGAAGAAGATCGGCATCGCCGTCAAGATCAACAACGCTCCCTCCGCCGTGGTCTTCGCCGACGACTACACCCAGCGGGCTTCGGAGTGCAAGTGGACGGGGATGTTTGAGTTCGCCTGGGTCTCCAACCTGCAGGAGGACGGTGGCCTCTTCCAGTACAGGAACCTGAACACCGGGGCCATCATGGTGCCCACCAAGGAGAACAACTACCAGGGGCAGAACATCGGCGGCTGGCGGAACGACGAGTTTGACCGCCTCACCAGCCAGGCGGTGCTGGAGTTCGACGAGGCCAAGCGGAAGCAGCTCTTCGCCCGGGCGCAGGAGATCTGGGCCGAGGAGCTCCCCGCCCTGCCCCTCTACTTCCGCGCCAACCCCTACGTGGTGCGCCAGGGCCTCGTGAACTACGTGGCCAGCGCCTACTCCGGCGGCTACGGCTACCCCGGCTGGAACGCCTGGGAGATCGGCTGGGCCAGCCGCGGCGCCGTGAAGAAGTGGGACCAGGCGAAGTACGCGCTTTCCATCCGGTAG
- a CDS encoding ABC transporter permease, which translates to MFAYTVRRLLQMIPLLLAASVVIYTLLALQPGDPLEELRRQNPRMTAEQFEALKRAYGLDKPLHIRYFKWLSRAVQGDLGYSRTYGIPAAEYIFVQRLPKTLLLSGLALTLALVVAIPVGVFSAVRQYSLADYVITFLSFVGFSMPVFFLGILLLYLFAIWLPDHIPGFPRFPTGGVPGVLWEDVRSGAVSLWGFLGQWAWHLVLPVIALSSLQMAEWTRFMRASLLEVLSQDYIRTARAKGLSERVVLYKHALRNALIPIVTLVGLAIPGVLGGATITETIFSYPGMGRAIFDALVEKDYNVAMAALAFLALMTALFNLLADLAYAVVDPRIRYS; encoded by the coding sequence GTGTTTGCCTACACGGTGCGCAGGCTTTTGCAGATGATCCCTTTGCTCTTGGCGGCCAGCGTGGTGATTTACACCCTCTTGGCCCTACAGCCAGGGGACCCTTTGGAGGAACTTAGGCGGCAAAACCCCCGCATGACGGCGGAGCAGTTTGAGGCCCTGAAGCGGGCCTACGGCCTGGATAAGCCCCTCCATATTCGCTACTTCAAGTGGCTTTCCCGCGCCGTGCAGGGGGATTTGGGCTATAGCCGTACCTATGGGATCCCCGCCGCCGAGTACATCTTTGTCCAGCGCTTGCCCAAAACCCTCCTCCTCTCGGGGCTGGCCCTGACCCTGGCCCTGGTGGTGGCCATTCCCGTGGGGGTCTTCTCGGCCGTGCGTCAGTATTCCTTGGCGGACTATGTCATCACCTTCCTCTCCTTTGTGGGCTTTTCCATGCCGGTCTTCTTCCTGGGTATCCTCCTTCTCTACCTCTTTGCCATCTGGCTACCTGACCATATCCCCGGCTTTCCCCGCTTCCCCACGGGGGGTGTTCCCGGGGTGCTTTGGGAGGATGTGCGTTCGGGTGCGGTGAGCCTTTGGGGGTTTCTTGGCCAGTGGGCCTGGCACCTCGTCCTCCCCGTCATCGCCCTTTCCTCCTTGCAGATGGCCGAGTGGACCCGGTTTATGCGGGCCTCTCTCCTGGAGGTCCTCTCCCAGGACTACATCCGTACCGCCCGGGCCAAGGGGCTTTCCGAGCGGGTGGTGCTCTACAAACATGCCCTGAGGAACGCCCTCATCCCCATCGTGACCCTGGTGGGCCTGGCCATCCCGGGGGTTCTGGGCGGGGCCACCATCACCGAGACCATCTTCAGCTACCCGGGTATGGGGCGGGCCATCTTTGACGCTCTGGTGGAGAAGGACTACAACGTGGCCATGGCCGCCTTGGCCTTCTTGGCCCTAATGACCGCTCTTTTTAACCTCCTGGCGGACCTGGCCTATGCGGTGGTGGACCCCCGCATCCGCTATAGCTAG
- a CDS encoding ABC transporter permease has protein sequence MATATTSAKPRTFFSLFWRRLRRHKMAMAGLVVITLLILMAIFAPWLAPYDPTAQPTGEDVGQYYFNPPSREHPLGTDDLGRDVLSRIIYGSRISLLVGFAVAFSSVILGTIMGTLAGYFSGRPLRFYLGPLRREREGFYPWSFALWRVVSWFLYYGVLYLALSIAWALAQDGIRAGSVGSYLGFGLTLALVLWAAWYGLKGQMRLDLDVAISRLIDFMLTIPTLPLLLVLSALLRDPGVKVGQWAQGVFGDAASVFIIITILVLFGWLGTARLVRGNILSLREQDYATAAQALGATDARIMFRHLVPNTLAPLIVQATLQVGGAILTEAALSFLGFGIQPPVATWGNMLTNAQEYIFTAPWLALPPGFMIFITVLAFNYLGDGLRDALDPRSRL, from the coding sequence ATGGCGACCGCAACCACATCCGCTAAGCCCAGGACCTTCTTTAGCCTCTTTTGGCGCCGCTTGCGGCGGCACAAGATGGCCATGGCGGGGCTGGTGGTCATCACCCTCCTCATCCTTATGGCCATTTTTGCCCCCTGGCTTGCGCCCTACGACCCCACGGCCCAGCCCACGGGGGAGGATGTGGGCCAGTACTACTTCAACCCGCCTTCCCGGGAACACCCCTTGGGCACCGATGACCTGGGGCGGGACGTCCTGTCCCGCATCATCTACGGCTCGCGCATCTCGCTCCTGGTGGGCTTTGCCGTGGCCTTCTCCAGCGTGATCCTGGGGACCATCATGGGCACGCTGGCAGGGTACTTCTCCGGGCGCCCCTTGCGGTTTTACCTAGGGCCCTTGCGCCGGGAGCGGGAGGGGTTTTATCCTTGGAGCTTCGCCCTTTGGCGGGTGGTTTCCTGGTTCCTCTACTACGGGGTGCTTTACTTGGCCCTTTCCATCGCCTGGGCCTTGGCCCAAGACGGCATCCGGGCGGGAAGCGTTGGGAGCTACCTGGGCTTTGGGCTCACCCTGGCCCTGGTGCTCTGGGCCGCCTGGTATGGGCTTAAGGGCCAGATGCGGCTGGACCTGGACGTGGCCATCAGCCGCCTCATTGACTTCATGCTCACCATCCCCACCCTGCCTTTGCTCCTGGTGCTTTCCGCCCTCCTCCGGGACCCTGGGGTCAAGGTGGGGCAGTGGGCGCAAGGGGTGTTTGGGGATGCGGCGAGCGTTTTCATCATCATCACCATCCTGGTGCTTTTCGGTTGGCTGGGCACGGCGAGGCTGGTGCGGGGGAACATCCTCTCCTTGCGGGAGCAGGACTACGCCACCGCCGCCCAGGCCCTGGGGGCCACGGACGCCCGCATCATGTTCCGCCACCTGGTGCCCAACACCTTGGCCCCCCTCATCGTCCAGGCTACCCTGCAAGTGGGTGGGGCGATCCTTACGGAGGCGGCGCTTTCCTTCCTGGGCTTTGGCATCCAGCCCCCGGTGGCCACCTGGGGCAACATGCTGACCAACGCCCAGGAGTACATCTTCACCGCCCCTTGGCTGGCCTTGCCCCCTGGCTTCATGATCTTCATCACCGTCTTGGCCTTTAACTACCTGGGGGACGGCCTGCGGGACGCCTTGGACCCGAGGAGCCGGCTTTAG
- the truA gene encoding tRNA pseudouridine(38-40) synthase TruA: MRRTLILAEYDGTHFAGLQRQREGLRTVQGELEKALAAIGALPKAVAAGRTDAGVHALAMPFHADLLSSIPVERVPEALNRLLPEDLKVLAAREVAQDFHARKDALWRAYRYRVLVRPHPSPLLRHRVLWLRRPLDLKALEEALPLLLGRHNFLGFAKEEVREGVRELLEARVFVVEGEGGLEVHFYFRGTSFLRGQVRGMVGTLLEVGLGKRPPESLKAILETQDRRLAGPSAPPQGLYFVEAAYPEERLMPRR, translated from the coding sequence GTGCGCCGCACCCTCATCCTGGCCGAGTACGACGGAACCCACTTCGCCGGGCTCCAGCGGCAAAGGGAAGGCCTCCGCACCGTGCAGGGGGAGCTGGAAAAGGCCCTCGCCGCCATCGGCGCCCTTCCCAAGGCGGTGGCCGCAGGCCGCACGGACGCTGGGGTCCACGCCTTGGCCATGCCCTTCCACGCCGACCTCCTCAGCTCCATCCCCGTGGAACGGGTCCCCGAGGCCCTAAACCGCCTCCTTCCGGAGGACCTCAAGGTCCTCGCCGCCAGGGAAGTGGCCCAGGACTTCCACGCCCGCAAGGACGCCCTTTGGCGCGCCTACCGCTACCGGGTCCTCGTAAGGCCCCACCCCTCCCCCCTCCTGCGCCACCGGGTCCTATGGCTTCGGCGCCCCTTGGACCTGAAGGCCCTGGAGGAAGCCCTGCCCCTCCTCCTAGGGCGGCACAACTTCCTGGGCTTCGCCAAGGAGGAGGTGCGGGAGGGGGTTAGGGAGCTCTTGGAAGCCCGTGTCTTTGTGGTGGAGGGGGAGGGGGGCCTCGAGGTCCACTTCTATTTCAGGGGCACCAGCTTCCTCAGGGGCCAGGTGCGGGGGATGGTGGGCACCCTCCTGGAGGTGGGCCTGGGGAAGCGCCCCCCGGAAAGCCTAAAGGCCATCCTGGAAACCCAAGACCGCCGCCTCGCTGGCCCCTCGGCTCCTCCCCAAGGGCTTTACTTCGTGGAGGCGGCCTACCCGGAAGAGCGCCTGATGCCAAGAAGGTAA